The Dermacentor albipictus isolate Rhodes 1998 colony chromosome 2, USDA_Dalb.pri_finalv2, whole genome shotgun sequence genome has a segment encoding these proteins:
- the LOC135908265 gene encoding uncharacterized protein, whose protein sequence is MDDLPSPSSMDQSLENTISDKDIANMECTCQPGPRTLMGEYSREEKDVANFLLEMASGARLTESKAVQVTSGSFPQKFVDTINNSNVNTFTGLPSIDVLNALVTCYKKIHSLSGRHQLCAKERIALTLVKLKHNISTAFLSNLFNCSLTTCSNIIAETVQLMSEILKVTVAVPPKEDVVEHLPICFKHFSNVRVIVDCTEIPIGQPNCLRCALQTYSFYKKGFTVKYMVTVTPSGLIAHMSQGYGGRTSDKAVFEQSGLIKQLDPISDAIMTDRGFLIDDICADHLIELIRPPFRKQKQMSKGDALRTQKIASARVHVERAIQRMKIFKVLSTRIPWSMVGLLDDIVIIAAGITNLSSPILATHRFL, encoded by the exons atg gacgatctcccatcccctaGCAGTATGGACCAAAGCCTTGAAAACACAATAAgtgacaaggacatagcaaatatg GAATGCACTTGCCAACCTGGCCCCCGGACATTAATGGGAGAATATTCCAGAGAAGAAAAAGATGTGGCAAATTTCCTCCTAGAAATGGCTTCAGGGgcaaggcttacagaaagcaaggctgtccAAGTGACATCAGGttcttttccacagaagtttgtggacaCTATAAATAATAGCAATGTAAATAcgttcacaggcctgccatcaatcgatgttctgaatgctctTGTGACGTGCTACAAAAAAATTCATtcactttcaggacggcaccagttatgtgcaaaagaaagaattgcattgacattggtgaaattgaaacataatatttccactgcattcttgagtaacctttttaactgttccttaactacatgtagcaacataattgcagagactgtTCAGCTGATGTCTGAAATTTTAAaggtaactgtggctgtgccaccaaaagaaGATGTTGTTGAACATTTGCCCATCTGTTTTAAACACTTTAGTAATGTGCGTGTCATTGTAGATTGCACCGAAATTCCTATTGGGCAGCCCAACTGTTTGCGATGTGCATTACAGACCTACTCCTTCTATAAGAAAGGTTTCACGGTTAAATATATGGTGACTGTTACACCAAGTGGCCTTATTGCCCACATGAGCCAAGGATATGGAGGCCGCACCTCAGATAAGGCCGTTTTTGAGCAAAGCGGCCTCATCAAGCAACTAGACCCAATATCAGATGCCATAATGACAGACCGTGGCTTTCTTATCGATGACATTTGTGCGGATCACTTAATTGAGTTAATCAGGCCTCCATTCAGAAAACAAAAGCAGATGTCAAAGGGCGATGCACTTAGGACACAGAAGATAGCATCAGCAAGAGTTCATGTAGAGCGTGCTATACAGCGAATGAAAATTTTCAAAGTGTTGTCAACAAGAATCCCATGGAGTATGGTGGGACTACTTGACGACATTGTTATAATAGCTGCAGGCATCACAAACCTCTCATCACCGATTTTAGCAACACATCGATTTTTGTGA